A portion of the Cydia fagiglandana chromosome 7, ilCydFagi1.1, whole genome shotgun sequence genome contains these proteins:
- the LOC134665930 gene encoding uncharacterized protein LOC134665930 has protein sequence MLQLLVAALLVSAAVAEGAEPAEAAAKSVPLEAKPSEDAEQTVMKDAESIHRNRQYLDDYDHHDHNNLLYLKAKLDGPESHREGPIIARNLPLSHEKGHANIAEQDEIIKFTYSPAYYEPIWVLDYRFLKSGGRRYTRGPGGQVLILPRSYKHYKGDGTGDYDQLVEFWRLKLIAEQNKRMRENGLGLHGHGHGHHGGWDHGHHAWAHPNYNFAYSVSDPHTGDHKSQHEVRHGDHVKGSYSLVEPDGNLRSVHYSADDHRGFNAHVHHTTAHHHLHHLHHHH, from the exons TTACTAGTAGCGGCGCTCTTGGTGTCAGCTGCGGTGGCAGAAGGGGCCGAACCCGCGGAAGCGGCGGCAAAATCGGTGCCGCTGGAGGCAAAACCGTCTGAGGATGCCGAGCAGACTGTGATGAAAGACGCGGAGTCTATCCATCGTAACCGTCAATACCTCGACGACTATGACCATCACGACCATAACAACCTTCTCTATCTCAAGGCTAAGCTTGACGGGCCTGAAAGCCATCGTGAAGGCCCTATCATAGCTCGTAATCTTCCCCTTTCACACGAAAAG GGACACGCTAACATTGCTGAGCAAGATGA GATCATCAAGTTCACATACAGCCCTGCGTATTACGAACCTATTTGGGTTCTGGACTACAGATTCCTAAAGTCAGGTGGCAGGAGGTACACGCGTGGACCCGGAGGACAGGTCCTTATTCTTCCGAGGAGTTACAAGCATTACAAGGGGGACGGCACCGGTGACTATGACCAACTGGTAGAGTTCTGGCGCTTGAAGTTGATTGCCGAACAAAACAAGAGGATGCGAGAGAACGGGTTGGGTTTACATGGACATGGACATGGACACCACGGA GGTTGGGACCATGGCCATCAC GCATGGGCACATCCTAATTACAACTTCGCGTACTCCGTCTCGGACCCGCACACCGGCGACCACAAGTCTCAGCATGAAGTCCGGCACGGGGACCACGTGAAGGGCTCCTACTCGCTGGTGGAGCCCGACGGCAACCTGCGCTCCGTGCACTACTCTGCTGACGACCACCGCGG ATTCAATGCCCATGTTCATCACACGACGGCCCATCATCATTTGCATCAtttgcatcatcatcattag
- the LOC134665940 gene encoding cuticle protein 7-like, whose translation MLKCDAVSNSSDFLQVVILLHGWLFIKGSSVAMLQHATSSQSIVFHQAQPPLPATTTPISSLDQYSRTQPKYEYKYEVSDHQTGDRKSHWERREGDKVRGAYSLYEPDGALRTVEYTADAVHGFNAVVRRDEPHQQTKLQHPRLPESRSRALASRDYPDSPQYLPEKTPPTSPRYGPSSANSNVGFSVNHVSGLQGPEENYNY comes from the exons ATGCTTAAATGTGATGCGGTAAGTAACTCGTCTGATTTTCTACAGGTGGTGATCCTGCTGCACGGGTGGCTGTTCATCAAGGGCTCGTCTGTGGCCATGTTGCAGCACGCCACGTCCTCGCAGAGCATCGTGTTCCACCAGGCGCAGCCGCCGCTACCCGCCACTACCACCC CTATATCATCTTTAGACCAGTACAGCAGAACTCAA cCAAAATACGAGTATAAGTATGAGGTGTCAGACCATCAAACGGGCGACAGAAAGAGTCATTGGGAGCGACGCGAAGGCGACAAAGTGCGGGGCGCGTACTCCCTGTATGAGCCCGATGGCGCGCTACGCACTGTCGAGTACACCGCGGACGCAGTCCACGG ATTCAACGCCGTTGTGCGTCGAGATGAGCCACACCAGCAGACCAAGCTGCAGCACCCCCGTCTGCCGGAATCCCGCAGCCGAGCCCTGGCCAGCAGAGACTACCCCGATAGCCCACAGTACCTGCCTGAGAAGACCCCGCCAACTAGCCCGCGATACGGGCCCAGCAGTGCCAACTCTAACGTGGGCTTCAGTGTCAACCATGTTTCCGGACTACAAGGTCCCGAGGAGAATTATAATTACTAG
- the LOC134665926 gene encoding uncharacterized protein LOC134665926, producing MNTVILAVALTLTSVCAYHDPDLNYHLSQLQAAPNCDNGHTGSGPGYSYLPPAVQLTTAGVKVAGPVVSQQLLSAPAYQYSGSSSYHAGAAYQAAAGYQAGAAYQVSAPIQQQLTPAFQTSSLVSHANAAPAYSTQREFHGYATSAGLSAAASSGKTVTPLATYAQAPIIAKVTAAPLIARFTLAAPKNNFVSQNLVSQQASYAAGSAAAYSSEETASPVVAQVYAAPSAGYATSPALRQQTPQLFEPSRYTVAQPAVSQYRAAPISGLTPVAPVASQYRAPVIAQYQSAQLAPAVSQYAGPAVAHVAPAVTQFAAPAISQHSGQSAAYSTSSVSHHSGGSIAQYAAAPVAVNHNIAVAAPARIAHVKNVHTDFLQNYDAHPRYAFEYAVNDPHTGDIKHQKEQRDGEVVKGQYSLVEPDGSVRTVDYVADWETGFHANVRNDRHH from the exons atgaaTACG GTAATATTGGCGGTAGCGTTGACGCTTACGAGTGTGTGCGCGTATCACGATCCGGATCTTAACTACCACTTGAGCCAATTGCAAGCCGCGCCGAACTGTGACAACGGCCACACGGGCTCCGGTCCCGGGTACTCGTATCTGCCACCAGCCGTTCAGCTCACCACCGCGGGAGTAAAAGTGGCTGGTCCTGTAGTCTCGCAACAACTGCTCTCAGCCCCTGCGTATCAGTATTCTGGATCAAGCAGCTATCACGCAGGAGCTGCATACCAAGCCGCAGCAGGATATCAAGCAGGAGCAGCCTATCAAGTTTCTGCACCCATTCAACAGCAACTTACACCGGCATTCCAAACCTCATCACTGGTCTCGCACGCAAATGCTGCACCTGCATACTCAACCCAAAGAGAATTTCACGGCTACGCCACCTCCGCCGGCTTATCTGCAGCAGCCTCTTCTGGAAAAACAGTGACACCTCTCGCAACGTACGCTCAGGCGCCTATCATTGCCAAAGTGACAGCAGCTCCGCTGATTGCCAGATTTACGTTGGCTGCGCCCAAAAATAACTTTGTGTCCCAGAACTTAGTGTCGCAACAGGCGTCTTACGCTGCCGGGTCAGCAGCAGCGTACAGTTCGGAGGAGACGGCTAGCCCAGTTGTGGCGCAGGTGTATGCGGCTCCATCTGCTGGGTACGCGACATCGCCCGCCCTAAGACAACAGACTCCCCAACTTTTTGAGCCGTCACGATACACTGTAGCGCAACCTGCTGTATCTCAGTATAGAGCAGCCCCGATTTCTGGATTGACACCCGTCGCGCCGGTGGCCTCGCAATACCGAGCGCCAGTGATAGCTCAATACCAGTCTGCTCAGCTCGCCCCCGCTGTATCCCAGTACGCTGGACCAGCAGTTGCGCATGTCGCGCCTGCAGTAACCCAGTTCGCTGCTCCAGCTATCTCCCAGCACTCGGGTCAATCGGCGGCGTACTCCACGTCGTCCGTCAGCCATCACTCCGGCGGGAGCATCGCGCAGTACGCCGCGGCGCCGGTGGCCGTCAACCACAACATCGCCGTGGCCGCTCCAGCGAGGATCGCCCATGTCAAAAATGTTCACACGGACTTCCTGCAGAATTAT GACGCCCATCCTCGCTACGCGTTCGAGTACGCCGTGAACGACCCGCACACTGGTGACATCAAGCACCAGAAAGAACAACGCGACGGAGAAGTCGTCAAGG